The Cinclus cinclus chromosome 3, bCinCin1.1, whole genome shotgun sequence genome has a window encoding:
- the SLC30A1 gene encoding proton-coupled zinc antiporter SLC30A1 isoform X1, giving the protein MCGGMAAQGPGGPRCWQNRRARLLCMLALTFLFFVVEVAVSRVTSSLAMLSDSFHMLSDVMALVVALVAVRFAQRTRATKKNTFGWVRAEVMGALVNAVFLTALCFTILLEAIERFTEPHEIQQPLVVIAVGVAGLIINLLGLCLFNHHGVGGHGHAHGHGHSHGGRQQHPRGGPKPEQASGDAEAALHREETSTLVENCSSSNGVSQEKLGKPRGVAPLPHPGVAKREGDVQVNGNAGHYPLDEEEVEEDSSAQLNMRGVFLHVFGDALGSVIVVVNALLFYGLWNPCPEDGPCFNPCVNNHCMENATLSQALGRANKSEQESITVAGPCWLLYLDPVLCLIMVCILLYTTYPLLRESALILLQTVPKQIDVHSLNSKLRTLEGVEAIHELHIWQLAGSRIIGTAHIKCPDPSTYMMVAKRIKEIFHDEGIHATTIQPEFASVGSELGRGKCELPCRTQCALKQCCGAGEDSTAKKTEKSSSLSISCSEVVIEFPKTRRTKSESIPSVKLEANTDQNEQFESSL; this is encoded by the exons ATGTGCGGGGGGATGGCGGCGCAGGGTCCGGGCGGGCCGCGGTGCTGGCAGAACCGGCGGGCGCGGCTGCTGTGCATGCTGGCGCTCACCTTCCTGTTCTTCGTGGTGGAGGTGGCGGTGAGCCGCGTCACGTCGTCGCTGGCCATGCTCTCCGACTCCTTCCACATGCTCTCCGACGTGATGGCCCTGGTCGTGGCGCTGGTGGCCGTGCGCTTCGCCCAGCGCACCCGCGCCACCAAGAAGAACACGTTCGGGTGGGTGCGGGCCGAGGTGATGGGCGCCCTCGTCAACGCCGTGTTCCTCACCGCCCTCTGCTTCACCATCCTACTGGAGGCCATCGAGCGCTTCACGGAGCCCCACGAGATCCAGCAGCCCCTGGTGGTCATCGCCGTGGGGGTGGCGGGGCTCATCATCAACCTGCTGGGGCTCTGCCTCTTCAACCACCACGGCGTCGGGGGCCACGGGCACGCCCACGGCCACGGGCACTCGCACGGCGGCCGGCAGCAGCACCCCCGCGGCGGCCCCAAGCCCGAGCAGGCGTCCGGGGACGCGGAGGCTGCGCTGCACCGCGAGGAGACCAGCACCTTGGTGGagaactgcagcagctccaacGGAGTCAGCCAGGAGAAGCTGGGTAAGCCCCGGGGGGTAGCGCCGCTGCCCCATCCAGGCGTGGCAAAGCGGGAGGG TGATGTACAAGTGAATGGGAATGCTGGCCATTATCCTCTGGATGAAGAGGAAGTTGAAGAAGACTCTAGTGCACAACTTAACATGCGTGGAgtttttctgcatgtttttgGAGATGCCTTAGGTTCAGTAATTGTGGTAGTGAATGCCTTGCTCTTTTATGGCTTGTGGAATCCATGCCCTGAAGATGGGCCTTGTTTCAATCCATGTGTCAATAATCATTGCATGGAAAATGCTACTCTATCCCAAGCACTTGGCAGAGCTAACAAATCCGAGCAAGAGAGCATTACGGTGGCTGGTCCTTGCTGGTTGTTATATTTAGATCCTGTCCTCTGTTTGATTATGGTCTGTATACTCCTTTACACAACTTACCCGTTACTTAGGGAGTCAGCCCTCATCCTTCTGCAGACTGTTCCCAAACAAATAGATGTCCATTCTTTGAACTCGAAGTTACGTACCCTCGAAGGAGTCGAAGCAATCCATGAATTACACATTTGGCAGCTAGCAGGCAGTAGGATCATTGGCACTGCTCACATCAAGTGTCCTGACCCTTCCACGTACATGATGGTGGCCAAGCGCATCAAAGAGATCTTTCACGACGAAGGGATTCATGCAACTACCATTCAGCCTGAGTTTGCCAGCGTTGGCTCTGAGTTAGGGAGAGGGAAATGCGAGTTGCCTTGCAGGACTCAGTGTGCTTTGAAGCAGTGTTGCGGAGCAGGAGAAGATAGTACTgcaaagaagacagaaaaatcgTCATCACTTAGTATTTCATGTTCAGAAGTTGTCATTGAATTTCCGAAAACTAGGAGGACTAAGTCGGAGAGCATCCCTTCAGTGAAGCTGGAGGCCAACACGGATCAGAATGAGCAGTTTGAGTCATCTTTGTAA
- the SLC30A1 gene encoding proton-coupled zinc antiporter SLC30A1 isoform X2: MCGGMAAQGPGGPRCWQNRRARLLCMLALTFLFFVVEVAVSRVTSSLAMLSDSFHMLSDVMALVVALVAVRFAQRTRATKKNTFGWVRAEVMGALVNAVFLTALCFTILLEAIERFTEPHEIQQPLVVIAVGVAGLIINLLGLCLFNHHGVGGHGHAHGHGHSHGGRQQHPRGGPKPEQASGDAEAALHREETSTLVENCSSSNGVSQEKLGEMKGDMSDVQVNGNAGHYPLDEEEVEEDSSAQLNMRGVFLHVFGDALGSVIVVVNALLFYGLWNPCPEDGPCFNPCVNNHCMENATLSQALGRANKSEQESITVAGPCWLLYLDPVLCLIMVCILLYTTYPLLRESALILLQTVPKQIDVHSLNSKLRTLEGVEAIHELHIWQLAGSRIIGTAHIKCPDPSTYMMVAKRIKEIFHDEGIHATTIQPEFASVGSELGRGKCELPCRTQCALKQCCGAGEDSTAKKTEKSSSLSISCSEVVIEFPKTRRTKSESIPSVKLEANTDQNEQFESSL, translated from the exons ATGTGCGGGGGGATGGCGGCGCAGGGTCCGGGCGGGCCGCGGTGCTGGCAGAACCGGCGGGCGCGGCTGCTGTGCATGCTGGCGCTCACCTTCCTGTTCTTCGTGGTGGAGGTGGCGGTGAGCCGCGTCACGTCGTCGCTGGCCATGCTCTCCGACTCCTTCCACATGCTCTCCGACGTGATGGCCCTGGTCGTGGCGCTGGTGGCCGTGCGCTTCGCCCAGCGCACCCGCGCCACCAAGAAGAACACGTTCGGGTGGGTGCGGGCCGAGGTGATGGGCGCCCTCGTCAACGCCGTGTTCCTCACCGCCCTCTGCTTCACCATCCTACTGGAGGCCATCGAGCGCTTCACGGAGCCCCACGAGATCCAGCAGCCCCTGGTGGTCATCGCCGTGGGGGTGGCGGGGCTCATCATCAACCTGCTGGGGCTCTGCCTCTTCAACCACCACGGCGTCGGGGGCCACGGGCACGCCCACGGCCACGGGCACTCGCACGGCGGCCGGCAGCAGCACCCCCGCGGCGGCCCCAAGCCCGAGCAGGCGTCCGGGGACGCGGAGGCTGCGCTGCACCGCGAGGAGACCAGCACCTTGGTGGagaactgcagcagctccaacGGAGTCAGCCAGGAGAAGCTGG GTGAAATGAAAGGTGACATGAGTGATGTACAAGTGAATGGGAATGCTGGCCATTATCCTCTGGATGAAGAGGAAGTTGAAGAAGACTCTAGTGCACAACTTAACATGCGTGGAgtttttctgcatgtttttgGAGATGCCTTAGGTTCAGTAATTGTGGTAGTGAATGCCTTGCTCTTTTATGGCTTGTGGAATCCATGCCCTGAAGATGGGCCTTGTTTCAATCCATGTGTCAATAATCATTGCATGGAAAATGCTACTCTATCCCAAGCACTTGGCAGAGCTAACAAATCCGAGCAAGAGAGCATTACGGTGGCTGGTCCTTGCTGGTTGTTATATTTAGATCCTGTCCTCTGTTTGATTATGGTCTGTATACTCCTTTACACAACTTACCCGTTACTTAGGGAGTCAGCCCTCATCCTTCTGCAGACTGTTCCCAAACAAATAGATGTCCATTCTTTGAACTCGAAGTTACGTACCCTCGAAGGAGTCGAAGCAATCCATGAATTACACATTTGGCAGCTAGCAGGCAGTAGGATCATTGGCACTGCTCACATCAAGTGTCCTGACCCTTCCACGTACATGATGGTGGCCAAGCGCATCAAAGAGATCTTTCACGACGAAGGGATTCATGCAACTACCATTCAGCCTGAGTTTGCCAGCGTTGGCTCTGAGTTAGGGAGAGGGAAATGCGAGTTGCCTTGCAGGACTCAGTGTGCTTTGAAGCAGTGTTGCGGAGCAGGAGAAGATAGTACTgcaaagaagacagaaaaatcgTCATCACTTAGTATTTCATGTTCAGAAGTTGTCATTGAATTTCCGAAAACTAGGAGGACTAAGTCGGAGAGCATCCCTTCAGTGAAGCTGGAGGCCAACACGGATCAGAATGAGCAGTTTGAGTCATCTTTGTAA